A part of Bubalus bubalis isolate 160015118507 breed Murrah chromosome 6, NDDB_SH_1, whole genome shotgun sequence genomic DNA contains:
- the BRDT gene encoding bromodomain testis-specific protein isoform X2, whose translation MSLPSRQTAIVNPPPPEYINTKKNGRLTNQLQYLQKVVLKALWKHRFSWPFQQPVDAVKLKLPDYYTIIKNPMDLNTIKKRLEHKYYVKASECIEDFNTMFSNCYLYNKPGDDIVLMAQALEKLFRQKLSQMPQEEQVVGGKERIKKGTQQNMTVSIKGKQSPKALGKLLTQQVIPSVFPETSVSPSNLAQGAPLNTVSQTVTQVTKGVKRKADTTTPTTSVVKASGESSPTLTEKKSGKLPLIKENTLKNVLPDSQQQYKVVKNAKVTEQLRHCSEILKEMLGKKHLSYAWPFYNPVDVNALGLHNYYDIVKTPMDLGTIKAKMDNQEYKDAYEFAADVRLMFMNCYKYNPPDHEVVTMARMLQDVFEMHFAKIPDEPVESMPVCYIKTDTTKTLGRESSNGASSEDNSSGNSEDERVQRLAKLQEQLQAVHQQLQVLSQVPFRKLKRKNEKSKREKKKEKIDNRDENSRKKFKQMKLKEKSKRNLPKTRKPQVFTMKSEDEDNAKPMNYDEKRQLSLDINKLPGDKLGRVVHIIQSREPSLRNSNPDEIEIDFETLKSSTLRELQKYVAGCLRKRSLKPNGKKTMKSREELHSEKKLELEKRLLDVNNQLNSRKRQTKPEKTQSSKAIGSGSRLSESSSSSSSSSSSESESSSSDSSSSDSSDSESEMFPKFTGVKQNDSPKERLQVKSSVQDTTSGVTSLVHQTACSNGTPPNHHQLVFNHQEPEHSQSVENISPLQILPLLDDSEQLLNGLTVMPQSSDNDTVMLESEYQGQVPVQKVISSWSLLGT comes from the exons ATGTCTCTGCCAAGTCGACAAACAGCTATTGTTAACCCTCCACCACCAGAGTATATAAATACTAAGAAAAATGGGCGATTGACGAATCAGCTGCAGTATCTACAGAAGGTTGTCCTGAAGGCTTTGTGGAAGCATCGTTTCTCCTGGCCTTTTCAGCAGCCTGTGGATGCTGTCAAACTAAAGTTGCCT GATTATTATACCATTATAAAAAACCCAATGGATTTAAACACAATCAAGAAGCGCTTGGAACATAAATATTATGTGAAAGCTTCGGAATGTATAGAAGATTTCAATACAATGTTCTCAAATTGTTATTTATACAACAAG CCTGGAGATGACATTGTTCTTATGGCTCAAGCTCTAGAAAAGCTGTTCAGGCAGAAATTATCTCAGATGCCACAAGAAGAACAAGTTGTGGGTGgtaaggaaagaataaagaaag GTACTCAACAGAATATGACAGTTTCtattaaaggaaaacagtcccCCAAAGCACTGGGAAAACTGCTTACACAGCAAGTAATTCCTTCTGTATTTCCTGAAACATCTGTTTCTCCTTCAAACCTGGCACAAGGTGCTCCACTCAACACTGTCTCACAAACAGTCACCCAG GTTACAAAGGGTGTGAAGAGGAAAGCAGATACAACAACTCCTACAACTTCAGTAGTTAAAGCAAGTGGTGAATCTTCCCCAacacttacagaaaaaaaatcagggaaactgccacttataaaagaaaataCGCTAAAGAATGTTTTGCCGGATTCTCAGCAACAATATAAAGTTGTAAAGAATGCTAAAGTAACCGAACAATTAAGGCACTGTAGTGAGATTCTTAAAGAAATGCTTGGAAAGAAACATTTGTCATACGCATGGCCCTTTTATAATCCTGTTGATGTTAATGCTTTGGGACTCCATAACTACTATGATATTGTGAAAACCCCAATGGATCTTGGCACCATCAAG gcaAAAATGGATAACCAGGAATATAAAGATGCATATGAATTTGCTGCAGATGTTAGATTAATGTTCATGAACTGCTATAAGTACAACCCTCCAGACCATGAAGTGGTTACAATGGCAAGGATGCTTCAG GATGTTTTCGAAATGCATTTTGCAAAGATCCCAGATGAACCTGTTGAGAGTATGCCTGTATGTTACATCAAAACAGATACCACAAAAACCCTTGGTAGAGAAAGCAGTAATGGAGCTTCTTCTGAAGATAACTCTTCTGGTAATTCTGAAGATGAACGAGTTCAGCGTCTTGCAAAGCTTCAGGAGCAG ctTCAAGCTGTTCATCAACAGCTACAGGTTTTGTCCCAAGTACCTTTTCGTAAGctaaagagaaagaatgagaagtctaaaagggaaaagaaaaaagaaaagattgataaCAGAGATGAAAATTCAAGGAAAAAGTTTAAGCAAATGAAACTAAAGGAAAAATCCAAGCGCAA TCTGCCAAAGACGAGGAAACCACAGGTCTTCACTATGAAATCTGAAGATGAAGATAATGCAAAACCTATGAACTACGATGAGAAAAGACAGTTGAGTTTGGATATAAACAAACTCCCCGGAGATAAACTTGGGCGAGTCGTTCATATAATACAATCCAGAGAGCCTTCATTGAGAAATTCCAACCCTGATGAAATAGAGATAGACTTTGAAACACTGAAATCGTCAACACTGAGAGAACTGCAAAAATATGTTGCTGGATGTCTAAGAAAAAGATCACTAAAACCTAATG GTAAGAAAACAATGAAGTCAAGAGAAGAACTTCATTCAGAGAAAAAACTAGAGTTGGAAAAGCGGTTACTGGATGTCAATAATCAGTTAAATTCTAGAAAACGTCAAACAAAAC CTGAGAAAACTCAATCATCCAAGGCCATTGGAAGTGGTTCCCGGCTGAGTGaaagtagcagcagtagcagcagcagtagttcaTCAGAGTCTGAAAGTAGTAGCAGTGATTCAAGTTCTTCAGACAGCAGTGATTCCGAATCAG AAATGTTTCCTAAATTTACTGGAGTAAAACAGAATGATTCTCCTAAAGAGAGATTACAG GTAAAGTCTTCTGTGCAAGATACAACCTCTGGGGTAACTAGCCTGGTTCATCAGACTGCATGTTCAAATGGAAcaccaccaaaccaccaccaaTTAGTATTTAATCATCAAGAACCAGAACATTCACAGAGTGTGGAAAACATTTCACCTTTACAAATTCTGCCTCTTTTAG